One genomic region from Elusimicrobium sp. encodes:
- a CDS encoding DNA methyltransferase gives MKPPIIQTEGIKYAGSKLKILPHILQVCGELGSVRRVLDGFSGTTRVSQGFAQCGYSVAANDVADWAEVFGTCYLKANRPVRYYQEMIDHLNALNGYEGWFSSHYGGTEKDTKKPFQLKNMRKLDAVRDEIEKMNLSFEDKSVLLTSLILALDEVDSTLGHYASYLSKWSARSYKELVLKMPRKFPLTQEHEVSRGDIFSLLSKQEWDLAYFDPPYGSNNEKMPPSRVRYNAYYHFWTTVIRHDKPVLFGKANRREDSRDLQSPSVFESYRKTPSGHFVALQALDELIKQTKARYILLSYSSGGRATQKELLDILSSRGKIKKMLEIDYKQNVMAHMCSTRRWVSAQHNGNHIEYLFLLEK, from the coding sequence ATGAAACCCCCTATCATTCAAACCGAAGGAATCAAATATGCGGGATCCAAATTAAAGATCTTGCCGCATATTTTGCAGGTTTGCGGGGAGTTGGGCTCCGTTCGGCGTGTGTTGGACGGTTTTAGCGGAACAACGCGTGTATCGCAGGGGTTTGCACAATGCGGATACAGCGTTGCAGCCAACGATGTGGCGGACTGGGCGGAAGTGTTTGGAACTTGTTACTTAAAAGCCAATCGGCCTGTTCGGTATTACCAAGAAATGATAGACCACTTAAACGCGCTAAACGGTTATGAAGGTTGGTTCAGTTCTCATTACGGCGGAACAGAAAAAGATACCAAAAAGCCCTTTCAATTAAAAAATATGCGTAAGTTGGATGCGGTGCGGGACGAAATAGAGAAAATGAATCTCTCTTTCGAAGATAAAAGTGTATTGTTAACCAGTTTAATTTTAGCCTTGGACGAAGTGGATAGCACCTTGGGGCATTATGCCTCTTACCTATCCAAGTGGTCGGCGCGTTCTTACAAGGAATTGGTATTGAAAATGCCCCGAAAATTTCCGCTTACTCAGGAACATGAGGTTTCACGCGGGGATATTTTTTCTCTTTTATCCAAACAAGAGTGGGACTTAGCCTATTTTGACCCGCCGTACGGTTCCAATAACGAGAAAATGCCCCCCAGCCGTGTTCGGTATAATGCGTACTACCACTTTTGGACAACCGTTATCCGCCACGATAAGCCCGTGCTTTTCGGCAAGGCTAACCGTCGGGAAGATTCCCGGGATTTGCAAAGTCCTTCCGTTTTCGAATCATACCGCAAAACACCAAGCGGGCATTTTGTGGCCTTGCAGGCCTTGGACGAACTCATCAAACAAACCAAGGCCCGTTATATTTTGCTTTCCTACAGTTCCGGCGGAAGAGCAACGCAAAAGGAGCTGCTGGATATTTTGTCTTCCCGCGGCAAAATAAAAAAAATGCTGGAAATTGATTATAAACAAAATGTAATGGCGCATATGTGCAGTACCCGCCGGTGGGTTTCTGCCCAACATAACGGCAACCACATAGAGTATTTATTTTTATTGGAAAAATAA
- a CDS encoding acyl-CoA thioesterase, which produces MKKISYFTTPEGAPAPLTKSAFRTVRFNEVDPMGIMWHGHYAGFIEDARVALGDALGIGYQDFYNHGILIPVRQFHVDYLSSLFFGKQYEIQARLFYTDAARLNYDFTILDQNQKTMARGYSVQLMVDKDQNLLFEWPEFARPFLQNWKEGKIIL; this is translated from the coding sequence ATGAAGAAAATTTCTTATTTTACTACTCCCGAAGGCGCACCTGCTCCGTTGACGAAATCGGCCTTTCGTACGGTGCGCTTTAATGAAGTAGACCCTATGGGCATTATGTGGCATGGACACTATGCCGGGTTTATTGAAGATGCCCGCGTGGCTTTGGGAGATGCGCTTGGTATCGGGTATCAAGATTTCTACAATCACGGTATTTTAATTCCGGTTCGGCAGTTTCATGTAGATTACTTGTCTTCTCTCTTCTTCGGGAAACAATACGAAATACAAGCCCGTCTGTTTTATACGGATGCCGCCCGCCTGAATTACGACTTTACCATTTTAGACCAAAATCAAAAAACCATGGCTCGCGGTTACAGTGTGCAGTTAATGGTGGATAAAGACCAAAACCTGCTTTTTGAGTGGCCGGAGTTTGCCCGTCCTTTTTTACAAAACTGGAAAGAAGGAAAAATTATTCTCTAA
- a CDS encoding bifunctional metallophosphatase/5'-nucleotidase has product MLSSFIKKGLFLFFFVVAFPLAAEKLVIYHTSDIHGYYFPRPNKEEKHIGGFAVLEQVLRQEKTPFVLLDSGDFSSGNKEANLSDGRYSVELMNRAGNSSLNMSGQGYAALTIGNHDSDFGAETLAKTLSEFKGDILAANLENLPLKGKTTLPYKIYVWNGIRVAVIGYALDGPGMTGGMTVHSLHQTQWKTLLKEVHSHNPQAVILLAHDSVADARKPSQIIANLSPVLGENYQIDVFLGGHAHALKTQRYLGESGPLFVESASMLEGVNRIELDFDDETGKLKNTSARFIPLLLDVWGEEPETKAKLDEIEDKSLRAPYATVPVLLPKYPQGSDASPDLAKLMADQIKKWIFSQEKVDFAFFQLPGVRRDVLPGVLTGRDLAELLPYTEYISTFNIKGKQLKKAAEESIKCSPDGTNFSLFAYSSNIEIEYQCRPFKKETAKITNMKINGKKLSSRKIYRAAGLSHIPDGYFEGAPFKIKKNAQKKIYKKTSGEILFDIIKELPGEFYQDKQLLAPNDVRIKEKKI; this is encoded by the coding sequence ATGTTATCTTCTTTTATTAAAAAGGGATTGTTCCTATTTTTCTTTGTTGTGGCGTTTCCTCTGGCTGCTGAAAAATTGGTTATTTACCACACAAGTGATATTCACGGGTATTATTTTCCGCGGCCTAACAAAGAGGAAAAACATATTGGCGGTTTTGCCGTTTTGGAACAGGTATTACGGCAGGAAAAAACACCCTTCGTACTTTTGGATTCGGGAGATTTTTCCAGCGGAAACAAAGAAGCCAATTTATCCGACGGCCGTTATTCGGTAGAACTGATGAATAGGGCCGGCAATTCGTCTCTTAATATGTCAGGGCAAGGTTACGCGGCGCTGACCATCGGCAACCACGATAGCGATTTTGGCGCCGAAACCTTGGCTAAAACGCTTTCCGAGTTTAAAGGGGATATTCTGGCTGCCAATTTAGAAAATCTCCCCTTAAAAGGCAAGACAACCCTTCCTTATAAAATTTATGTTTGGAACGGTATTAGGGTGGCTGTAATCGGTTACGCATTAGACGGCCCTGGAATGACGGGGGGAATGACCGTACATTCTTTACACCAAACCCAATGGAAAACCTTATTAAAAGAAGTCCATTCCCACAATCCTCAGGCCGTTATCTTACTGGCGCACGATTCTGTAGCTGATGCCAGAAAGCCTTCTCAAATTATCGCCAATCTTTCCCCTGTTTTAGGAGAAAATTATCAAATAGATGTTTTTTTGGGAGGGCATGCCCATGCTTTAAAAACCCAACGTTATTTGGGAGAGAGCGGCCCGTTATTTGTGGAAAGTGCCTCTATGCTGGAGGGCGTAAATCGTATCGAATTGGATTTTGATGATGAAACAGGAAAATTAAAAAATACCTCTGCCCGATTTATTCCGCTACTATTGGATGTTTGGGGAGAAGAACCCGAAACAAAAGCAAAATTGGACGAAATTGAAGATAAATCACTCCGTGCCCCTTATGCCACGGTTCCTGTACTTCTTCCCAAGTATCCGCAAGGAAGCGATGCTTCCCCGGATCTAGCCAAATTAATGGCAGATCAAATTAAAAAGTGGATATTCTCGCAAGAAAAAGTGGATTTTGCCTTTTTTCAACTTCCCGGTGTTCGGCGGGATGTTCTCCCCGGTGTGCTAACCGGAAGAGACTTGGCGGAACTGCTCCCATATACGGAATATATATCTACTTTTAACATCAAAGGGAAACAACTGAAAAAAGCCGCAGAAGAAAGTATCAAATGTTCGCCAGACGGGACGAACTTTTCCTTGTTTGCCTATTCGTCTAATATAGAAATAGAATACCAATGCCGCCCTTTTAAGAAAGAAACCGCCAAAATTACAAACATGAAAATAAACGGGAAAAAACTTTCTTCTCGTAAAATTTATCGTGCTGCGGGGTTGTCTCATATCCCGGACGGGTATTTTGAAGGAGCGCCCTTTAAAATAAAGAAAAATGCACAAAAAAAGATATATAAAAAGACTTCCGGAGAAATTTTGTTTGATATTATCAAAGAACTTCCTGGAGAGTTTTATCAAGATAAGCAACTGTTGGCCCCCAATGATGTGAGAATAAAAGAGAAAAAAATCTAG
- a CDS encoding acyl carrier protein gives MQQTIEEIKQMISDGIDLGGADLSKFGAQDAIFGEQGLGLDSLDAVELIMLLQKKYGITIENMQQGREIFKDLGTLAAYIEQNRKK, from the coding sequence ATGCAACAAACGATTGAAGAAATTAAACAAATGATTTCCGACGGGATTGATTTGGGCGGGGCCGACCTTTCCAAATTCGGCGCGCAAGATGCCATTTTCGGCGAGCAGGGCCTGGGGTTGGATAGTTTAGACGCCGTGGAACTTATTATGCTTCTTCAAAAAAAATACGGCATTACCATTGAAAATATGCAACAAGGCCGCGAAATTTTCAAAGATTTAGGTACTTTGGCCGCTTACATTGAACAAAACCGGAAAAAATAA
- a CDS encoding lipid A biosynthesis acyltransferase, whose protein sequence is MKNKQTEKTGRSLASKFKHRFVYALIFLGGRGVAYLFLYPLVLFYSLSPAVYRKSSAYIQHRFAPKNRWQFFKHTYLLNLTFARTLVDRAALGILGKVEVVSTEEECVLCRELVSCGKGLILLSAHCGAWQMAVNLTDFISAKKHVLYYRNPKDNDKTVAEHSGKQAPFSFINPAGPLGGVVEMMSALQKGEVVCAMADRVFGDEKNTVETSFLGGKIRVPYSFYRMAAATGAPIVIIFSPWLGAGKFASWTVAHFTVPEKGPSKENYQIFAQQFVDALQAFCIKYPYQFFNYFDLWEKDYATND, encoded by the coding sequence ATGAAAAATAAACAAACCGAAAAAACCGGGCGCAGTTTGGCCTCTAAATTTAAGCATCGTTTCGTCTATGCACTTATTTTTTTGGGCGGGCGCGGAGTGGCTTATTTGTTTCTTTATCCGCTTGTCCTTTTTTATTCGTTGTCCCCTGCCGTTTACCGCAAATCGAGTGCCTATATTCAGCATAGATTTGCGCCCAAAAACCGTTGGCAGTTTTTTAAGCATACTTATTTGTTAAACCTCACTTTTGCGCGCACATTGGTTGACCGCGCCGCTTTGGGAATATTGGGAAAGGTGGAAGTTGTTTCCACGGAAGAAGAATGCGTGCTTTGTCGTGAACTTGTATCCTGCGGGAAAGGCCTTATTTTGCTTTCCGCTCATTGCGGGGCATGGCAAATGGCTGTCAATTTAACCGATTTTATTTCTGCCAAAAAACATGTGCTTTACTACCGAAACCCGAAAGACAACGATAAAACCGTAGCGGAACACAGCGGTAAGCAGGCACCTTTTTCTTTCATTAACCCGGCCGGGCCGTTGGGCGGGGTGGTGGAAATGATGAGTGCTTTGCAAAAAGGAGAAGTTGTTTGTGCCATGGCAGACCGCGTATTCGGTGACGAAAAAAACACGGTGGAAACCTCCTTTTTAGGCGGAAAAATACGCGTGCCGTACAGTTTCTACCGCATGGCAGCGGCTACGGGCGCACCGATTGTGATTATATTTTCGCCTTGGCTAGGAGCGGGCAAATTTGCTTCTTGGACGGTTGCCCATTTTACCGTACCCGAAAAAGGCCCGTCCAAAGAAAATTACCAAATTTTCGCGCAACAATTCGTGGACGCCTTGCAAGCATTTTGTATAAAATATCCATATCAGTTTTTTAATTATTTTGACCTTTGGGAGAAAGATTATGCAACAAACGATTGA
- the pyk gene encoding pyruvate kinase has protein sequence MLNNTDFCKIVATIGPDTSNEKAIEQLVLAGVSVFRCNCSHGSLPEYQERVTNIRKMEKKYNRTLGILFDLQGPKLRIGTFKDYRIKLEKGDKFQLDLNPEPGDTTRVCLPHKEIFDAMKDGMDLLLNDGVVRLRVDSHTKDVAQCTVIAGGELSNKKGVNVPGVKLPLSALTAKDKEDLKLAEMLGADFIGLSFVQEPEDIIELRGLMKSKAHIIAKIEKPSAIEHLREIIDLTDVIMVARGDLGVETSPELVPVLQKKIVSGCRKAGKPVIVATQMLESMIHNIMPTRAEASDVATAVYDGVDAVMLSAETAQGDHPIEAVTTMRRIIETVERDHRYRKGLSTLERKNASTKEGAITAAAGVVATNMDTANVMVTFTDSGSTTLRASQQRAGGLPILALTPNIVTARHLALVWGVTPVVIENLKNFEDMTNEARKAVLSKELAKQGDNVVVTAGIPFGQAGSTNMLYVLSV, from the coding sequence ATGCTTAACAATACAGACTTTTGCAAAATCGTCGCGACCATCGGTCCCGACACCAGCAACGAAAAAGCCATTGAACAATTAGTTTTGGCCGGTGTTTCCGTGTTCCGCTGCAACTGCAGCCACGGTTCTTTGCCTGAATACCAAGAACGTGTAACCAATATCCGTAAAATGGAAAAGAAATACAACCGCACCCTTGGTATCTTGTTTGACCTTCAAGGCCCCAAACTCCGCATCGGCACCTTCAAAGATTATCGTATTAAATTAGAAAAAGGCGACAAATTCCAATTAGACTTAAACCCCGAACCCGGCGATACTACCCGCGTATGCCTTCCGCACAAAGAAATTTTTGATGCCATGAAAGACGGCATGGATCTTCTCTTAAACGACGGCGTAGTCCGCTTGCGTGTAGACAGCCACACCAAAGATGTGGCCCAATGCACCGTTATTGCCGGTGGGGAACTTTCCAATAAAAAAGGCGTGAACGTGCCCGGCGTAAAATTGCCGCTTTCCGCTTTAACCGCTAAAGATAAAGAAGATTTGAAATTGGCCGAAATGTTGGGGGCCGATTTCATCGGTCTTTCCTTCGTACAAGAACCGGAAGATATCATTGAACTTCGCGGTTTGATGAAATCTAAAGCCCACATCATTGCCAAAATCGAAAAACCTTCCGCCATCGAACACTTGCGCGAAATTATCGATTTAACCGATGTTATCATGGTTGCCCGCGGTGACTTGGGTGTGGAAACCAGCCCGGAACTCGTCCCCGTCTTGCAAAAGAAAATCGTTTCCGGTTGCCGCAAAGCCGGTAAACCGGTTATCGTGGCCACGCAAATGTTGGAATCTATGATTCACAACATCATGCCCACCCGCGCCGAAGCCTCCGACGTTGCCACCGCCGTTTATGACGGTGTGGACGCGGTTATGCTCTCTGCCGAAACCGCTCAAGGCGATCACCCGATTGAAGCCGTAACCACCATGCGCCGCATCATTGAAACCGTGGAAAGAGATCACCGCTATCGCAAAGGTCTTTCTACCTTGGAACGCAAAAACGCCTCCACCAAAGAAGGTGCTATCACCGCTGCTGCCGGTGTGGTAGCCACCAACATGGATACGGCCAACGTAATGGTAACCTTCACCGATTCCGGTTCCACCACCTTGCGCGCTTCTCAACAACGCGCCGGCGGTTTGCCGATTTTGGCTCTCACGCCCAACATCGTTACCGCTCGTCACTTGGCTTTGGTATGGGGTGTAACTCCCGTGGTCATCGAAAACCTCAAAAACTTTGAAGATATGACCAACGAAGCCAGAAAAGCCGTTCTTTCTAAAGAATTGGCTAAACAAGGCGATAACGTGGTAGTAACGGCCGGTATTCCTTTCGGTCAAGCCGGTTCTACCAACATGTTGTACGTATTGTCCGTGTAA
- a CDS encoding glycosyltransferase: MKVLIVIPHYNHSATLRRVAEGCLALCPHVAVFDDGSTVSPEKELAGLKVSFIRFAQNRGKGVVIQEAAKWAHAHGYTHLVTIDADGQHHPNDFPLLLAAAKQNPLALVIGKRKFDKKTVPFSSRFGRAFGGFWVHLQTGKPIGDIQSGYRCYPVDLLLCQRYWCKRYAFEVEVTVRALWAGFPVEEVDISVTYPKNRISHFSGLKDNLRLTVLNTYLTIRSMLPVPHRQYCRVSQPKKPVKKRGYWEVMIENLKHPDSAVKNAFSAAWGIFCGSIAFPGVRQVMLFMGAGWWNLNRVLTISFEKLCIGPLVPALCIEAGYFIRYGHFLTEFNLTTLGHQFLQRVWEWVIGSFVVAPLLAALTFGLVWVIGKLLTRGLNGKQYEK, from the coding sequence ATGAAAGTGCTTATCGTTATTCCGCATTATAATCACTCCGCCACCTTACGCCGGGTAGCCGAGGGCTGTTTGGCTCTCTGCCCGCATGTGGCCGTGTTTGATGACGGAAGCACCGTATCGCCCGAAAAAGAACTGGCAGGGTTGAAGGTATCCTTTATCCGTTTCGCGCAAAACCGCGGAAAAGGGGTGGTTATCCAAGAAGCCGCCAAATGGGCCCACGCGCACGGTTATACCCATTTGGTTACCATTGATGCCGACGGCCAACACCACCCGAACGATTTTCCTTTGCTGTTGGCCGCCGCCAAGCAAAATCCGTTGGCGTTGGTAATCGGGAAACGAAAATTTGATAAAAAAACGGTTCCTTTTTCTTCGCGTTTCGGGCGGGCTTTCGGCGGGTTTTGGGTACATTTGCAAACCGGCAAGCCGATCGGCGATATTCAAAGCGGATACCGTTGCTATCCGGTGGACTTACTTTTGTGCCAACGGTATTGGTGTAAGCGATATGCCTTTGAAGTGGAAGTAACCGTGCGGGCTCTTTGGGCGGGTTTCCCCGTGGAAGAAGTTGATATTTCGGTTACTTACCCTAAAAACAGAATTTCCCACTTTAGCGGATTGAAGGACAATTTGCGTTTAACCGTGCTCAATACTTACTTAACGATTCGTTCCATGTTGCCCGTTCCGCATCGCCAGTATTGCCGTGTTTCCCAACCGAAAAAACCGGTTAAAAAACGAGGCTACTGGGAAGTGATGATAGAAAATCTAAAACACCCCGACAGTGCAGTAAAAAATGCTTTTTCGGCGGCATGGGGTATTTTTTGCGGAAGTATTGCCTTTCCCGGGGTGCGTCAGGTTATGCTTTTTATGGGGGCGGGTTGGTGGAATTTGAACCGGGTGCTTACCATTTCTTTTGAAAAATTATGCATCGGCCCCTTGGTTCCTGCCTTGTGTATCGAAGCGGGATATTTTATTCGGTACGGCCATTTTTTGACCGAGTTTAATTTAACCACTTTAGGGCATCAATTCCTGCAACGCGTATGGGAGTGGGTTATCGGTTCCTTCGTGGTAGCACCGCTTTTAGCCGCTTTAACTTTCGGGCTAGTGTGGGTGATTGGAAAATTATTGACACGCGGACTGAACGGTAAACAATATGAAAAATAA
- a CDS encoding 4-coumarate--CoA ligase → MTLPEPNFYWRLCPMLNRSDIERIILDFFRTETARTQADALAVFETQSAEDFFAQVSPAVAQTVFEKTAIFFGYSPRPFSSLDLMTDYAYASFLKNQQIVFLTSGSTGTPKQCPHSADMIAEEAYGVATEFEGVKRIISLVPSNHLYGFSFTVALPHALKVPVISRPALPTQPWNTLLQEGDLVVGFPLFWKYFLKCKHTFPPGVSVLTSTAPCKDEVIEGLYSAGAKKLTEIYGASEMGAMARRNHARTPFELFPFWEISLLEDQPQIKRKSQEKWSLLPDQVEIVSERTFFPVKRTDACVQVAGINVYPKHTEEVLREHPAVKDCRVRLMRPDEGERLKAFIVLNEGFTQETLRDIRAFLSQKLTVHEVPRAFSFGEQLPVSALGKDADW, encoded by the coding sequence ATGACTTTGCCGGAGCCGAATTTTTATTGGAGGCTGTGCCCTATGTTAAACCGTAGTGATATTGAGCGTATTATTCTTGATTTCTTCCGTACGGAAACAGCCCGCACGCAAGCGGACGCATTGGCGGTTTTTGAAACCCAAAGCGCAGAAGATTTTTTTGCACAGGTTTCGCCTGCCGTTGCCCAAACGGTTTTTGAGAAAACGGCCATTTTCTTCGGTTACTCCCCCCGTCCTTTCTCTTCTTTAGATTTAATGACCGATTATGCCTATGCTTCTTTTCTTAAAAATCAGCAAATCGTTTTTTTAACTTCGGGAAGCACGGGAACGCCCAAACAATGCCCTCATTCGGCAGATATGATTGCGGAAGAAGCTTACGGGGTAGCAACGGAATTTGAAGGAGTAAAAAGGATTATTTCTTTGGTGCCGTCCAATCATCTATACGGTTTTTCGTTTACGGTTGCCTTGCCTCATGCTTTGAAAGTTCCCGTAATTTCCAGGCCCGCATTACCGACCCAACCGTGGAATACTCTTCTGCAAGAAGGAGACTTGGTGGTGGGTTTCCCTTTATTTTGGAAATACTTTTTGAAATGCAAACATACTTTTCCGCCCGGGGTATCCGTGCTTACTTCCACGGCCCCTTGTAAAGACGAAGTGATTGAGGGATTGTACTCAGCCGGAGCCAAAAAGTTGACGGAAATTTACGGAGCCAGCGAAATGGGAGCCATGGCCCGCCGAAATCATGCCAGAACCCCTTTTGAATTATTCCCGTTTTGGGAAATTTCGTTATTGGAAGACCAACCTCAAATTAAACGAAAATCACAGGAAAAATGGTCGCTACTACCGGATCAGGTGGAAATTGTTTCCGAACGGACATTTTTTCCTGTTAAGCGGACAGATGCCTGTGTGCAAGTAGCCGGAATAAATGTATATCCCAAGCATACGGAAGAAGTGTTAAGAGAACACCCTGCCGTAAAAGATTGCCGCGTTCGGTTGATGCGCCCCGATGAAGGTGAACGGTTGAAGGCCTTTATCGTGTTAAACGAAGGTTTCACCCAAGAAACATTAAGAGATATCCGTGCTTTTTTGTCTCAAAAACTTACCGTCCACGAAGTTCCCCGTGCTTTTTCTTTTGGAGAGCAATTACCCGTCTCCGCGCTCGGTAAAGACGCAGATTGGTAA
- a CDS encoding MFS transporter, protein MLQKFIDWFKPLPPAAEKITDPAEINKQYKRWRLRLFISAYIGYAMYYVTRQNLNPIAHVFKAETGITNDQFGLMVSISLIAYGVGKFVSGMLADKSNIRVFLAFGLMASSIINLFFGYLTSFFLLVLFWTLNQSFQSMGFPPIARIFAYWFSPKERASKWTLWASAHTVGISIAAIIAAGVLKGMNITPHIHWQYVFVICGILGLITSFYILRNVTDTPVSVGLPPVEEYTGCQQLVTKQESDGESYWVLLRKYVLTNKYIWILSVAFLCVYFVRYVTLSWAAIFLDSRELSKASIPLIFTLNPLVGALGGIVAGILTDKVFKGRCTPTNIIYLIALGISAYCFYLFAGPNHLFLTCFFIATLGFFVDGPQNLINVQISLLTTKESVAAACGFCGLFGYIGGFLAGSGASFILDKWGWAGVFNSCIVACVVGILLIMTAWKKENSDIKVETK, encoded by the coding sequence ATGTTACAGAAGTTTATTGATTGGTTTAAACCGTTGCCTCCGGCTGCGGAAAAAATTACCGATCCTGCAGAAATCAATAAGCAGTATAAACGCTGGAGATTACGCTTGTTCATCAGCGCTTATATTGGTTATGCAATGTACTATGTAACTCGCCAAAACTTAAATCCTATTGCTCACGTATTTAAAGCGGAAACGGGCATTACCAACGACCAATTCGGTTTGATGGTGTCTATTTCCTTAATTGCGTATGGGGTAGGTAAGTTCGTAAGCGGTATGTTGGCTGATAAGAGCAACATCCGCGTTTTTTTGGCTTTTGGTTTGATGGCATCTTCCATTATTAACCTGTTCTTCGGATACTTGACCTCTTTTTTCCTCTTGGTCTTGTTCTGGACGCTTAACCAATCCTTCCAATCTATGGGATTCCCGCCGATTGCCCGCATTTTTGCTTATTGGTTCTCCCCGAAAGAAAGAGCTAGCAAATGGACTTTGTGGGCCTCTGCCCATACGGTAGGTATCTCCATTGCCGCTATTATTGCCGCAGGTGTTCTTAAGGGTATGAATATCACCCCGCACATTCATTGGCAATATGTATTTGTTATTTGCGGTATTTTAGGGTTGATTACCTCCTTCTATATCTTGCGTAATGTAACCGATACGCCTGTTAGCGTGGGTCTTCCCCCAGTAGAAGAATATACCGGCTGCCAACAGTTAGTTACTAAACAAGAATCCGATGGGGAGAGTTATTGGGTCCTTTTGCGCAAATATGTGCTTACCAATAAATATATTTGGATTTTGTCCGTTGCCTTCCTGTGCGTTTACTTCGTACGCTATGTAACGCTTTCTTGGGCGGCTATCTTCTTGGATTCCCGCGAATTGTCCAAAGCCAGCATTCCGCTGATTTTTACCTTGAACCCCTTGGTAGGTGCTTTGGGCGGTATCGTTGCCGGTATCTTAACGGATAAAGTATTCAAAGGTCGCTGTACCCCCACCAACATCATTTACTTGATTGCGTTGGGTATTTCGGCTTATTGTTTCTATTTATTTGCCGGCCCGAACCACTTGTTCCTTACTTGCTTCTTTATTGCTACATTGGGTTTCTTCGTGGACGGTCCGCAAAACCTTATCAATGTGCAGATTTCCTTGCTCACCACCAAAGAATCGGTGGCTGCCGCTTGCGGTTTCTGCGGATTGTTCGGTTACATCGGTGGTTTTTTGGCTGGTAGCGGCGCTTCGTTTATCTTGGATAAATGGGGTTGGGCGGGTGTATTTAACTCCTGCATTGTTGCCTGCGTCGTGGGTATTTTGTTAATCATGACGGCCTGGAAAAAAGAAAACAGCGATATTAAAGTAGAAACGAAATAA
- a CDS encoding beta-ketoacyl-[acyl-carrier-protein] synthase family protein encodes MTSNRVIIAGTGCVCAAGRTVEETFRGALSGEAEFSLPTARVQSAYTDRFPVFMVTPELVASCPEDRSLSQHFFLTAAQEAFLQAGISPQALASKRVGVIAGTSVDASFNCFSVYNNWRAGKPSPKDPARLAHYFRTPTAGAISRHYGFKGPFQTIVTACASGTDAIGLAKSWLLSGFCDAVLCGGTDEINLIPYDGFIRLLIASKERCRPFSKNRNGINIGEGAGALLLLNEKTAQEFSVRPRGYVLGYGNACDAYHPTAPDPTAKGLKKAISFALKEASLTADNLAFVNAHATASQANDAAEAMAFNELLPGVCVWGSKGVTGHTLGAAGAVEAVLSLTALNKRILPPTTGFEQLDETIGFAPSCGETAVLKRAALSNSLAFGGCNAAVVLGAEDYYG; translated from the coding sequence ATGACTTCAAATCGCGTTATCATTGCCGGCACAGGGTGCGTTTGCGCCGCCGGTAGAACGGTGGAAGAAACTTTCCGCGGTGCTTTAAGCGGGGAAGCCGAATTTTCGTTGCCGACTGCCCGCGTTCAAAGTGCTTATACGGATCGTTTCCCCGTCTTTATGGTAACGCCGGAACTTGTAGCCTCTTGCCCCGAGGACAGAAGCCTTAGCCAACATTTCTTTTTAACTGCCGCACAAGAGGCTTTTTTGCAAGCGGGTATTTCCCCCCAAGCACTTGCCTCTAAGCGTGTCGGAGTGATAGCCGGCACCTCGGTGGACGCTTCTTTTAACTGTTTTTCCGTTTACAATAATTGGCGCGCCGGTAAACCTTCTCCCAAAGACCCGGCCCGTTTAGCCCATTATTTCCGCACCCCCACCGCCGGGGCGATTTCCCGGCATTATGGATTTAAGGGGCCGTTTCAAACCATTGTTACGGCCTGTGCAAGCGGAACGGACGCGATAGGCCTGGCTAAAAGTTGGTTGCTTTCCGGGTTTTGCGATGCGGTTTTGTGTGGTGGAACAGACGAAATAAACTTAATCCCTTACGACGGATTTATCCGCCTGTTGATTGCTTCTAAAGAGCGGTGCCGTCCTTTTTCCAAAAACCGAAACGGTATTAACATCGGGGAAGGAGCGGGAGCGTTACTTCTCTTAAACGAAAAAACCGCACAAGAATTTTCCGTCCGTCCCCGAGGGTACGTATTGGGATACGGAAATGCTTGCGATGCATACCACCCCACGGCTCCCGACCCTACCGCCAAAGGCTTAAAAAAGGCTATTTCTTTTGCCTTAAAAGAAGCCTCCCTGACCGCGGACAATTTAGCCTTTGTAAATGCGCATGCCACCGCCAGCCAAGCCAACGATGCCGCGGAAGCCATGGCTTTTAATGAACTTTTGCCGGGCGTTTGTGTGTGGGGTTCCAAAGGCGTTACGGGGCATACTTTGGGCGCGGCGGGTGCCGTAGAGGCGGTGCTTTCTTTGACAGCCTTAAATAAGCGTATTCTGCCGCCTACCACGGGGTTTGAACAATTGGACGAAACCATCGGTTTTGCTCCCTCTTGCGGTGAAACCGCCGTCCTCAAACGGGCGGCTCTTTCCAACTCGTTGGCCTTTGGCGGTTGTAATGCGGCCGTAGTCTTGGGCGCGGAGGACTATTATGGCTAA